The DNA segment CAAGTGATTATGCCAATATTTCTACAAAACAATATAACCCTAAATATTATGAATTAAGAAAAGAGCTTTGTGCATGTTTGGGCATATTGCTAAAGAAAATTGAAAGCCAAAAAGGTGATCGCCCTGAGAGTGTCGCAATACTGACACCGTACAACGATCTGGCGTTGCAGGTCTCCTTTGCTCTTAACGCAGGTCAGAAACCTATCAGGCACAAGCTAGTTTTTGATGAAGTAGGTGTAGTTCTGTCATCCCAAGTTGCTGCTTTCTTCTTGGAACCAAGAAGGGATACCTCTGACGATCTTATTGAATGTCTTGGACTTCTCTCTAATATGTTACGAGCACGTGGAACAAAGACAGCCTTAGAAGAATCTGCAAGATTCGGCAAATGGTCTGAAGCAATTGCAGCTGGGAAACAACCAAATGTAAAATTGGTACATGCAATTACAGATATTTTCAGTTCCATAAACAAGACAGGGCTTTCAGGGTCGCCTGGTGATGATTGGCTTTTGGTGCGGAACTCTTTGAAAGAAAGCACCAATAAGCTATTTAATGATATTGCCCAGAAATTATATTACTTAGTTGCATTCAACCAAGGGAGATTGATCTCTTCGGCTCTTGCAGATGAATGGATGGCGCATGGTTGCTATAAAAATGCACGCACATCTTTGCAAGCAGCGCTTGATCAACAGCAATTACTTTCTGACATTGAAGATGAATCTGGAATTCACGTCATGACTATCCATAAATCAAAAGGAAAGCAATTTGATGGTGTTTTGATCATTCGCAGTGCTAAAAATTGGGGGAAGGGGTTGCAGTCTTCTTTCATCTGGATGAATGATCCTTCTCCTCATCCAAAGAGTAGAAAAATATTGCGAGTGGGCGTTACACGAGCAAAATACCACGTACTTTTCTTAAGTCCAGCGTATCCCCGGTGTCCTTTGCTCGGTAAGTTCGGATAAATTTATTTAATACATAAAGATGAAATGCGCAGATTGATGCTTTCATACACTTGTCATTATAACAACATAATCCTACAGTGCTATTGCGTCTATTTCACTCAACCATTTAGTTTCTATAGGCACAGTCATACAAACTAAATGGTTCAGCCTCTTCATTCATATATAACAACGGCACCATGAGCACCTACAGAGTTACTACAGCTTCCACCTTCCCCAACCCCTCGGACACAAAACTGGACACAAAACCTGTGTAACCTCTGGAGCGTTTGGCACCTGCGGAGCACCCTAATATCCCAATATCCTTGAAACATTACCCGAAGCCCATGCTCTCTCACGCCGGCAACAGGGGTTCAAATCCCCTTGGGGACGCCAAACGATTCTAATAGGTTGCATTAAGTCAGCCTCTTTTTCTAAACCCGGTTACAAGGGTTGGTTACATGAAGCCTCGGAAGTTGCAGCTTCCGGGGCTTCACCTTTTGCGAGAGTATAAAGCCTCGCAGGGCCTCTTTCTGGTTCAATCACTTCATCTTCTCGGGTCAGGTCGAGCCTGAGACTCCTAAGGTAACGCTCCGTCGTGCTGGCGTTGGAGTGCGCCAACAAGCCTTGGATCGTCGCCACCTTGTTACCTGCCAAGTACAGGTCTACGGCCCGTCTGTGCCTAATGGAATGGAAGTCGAAGTGCGTTTCCACGCCGGCCCTTTTACATAGAGCGGCAAGGAACTTTCCCCGACTCACGAACGGCTTTCCATAGCGCTCATCCGTGGCCGGGTCCGCATCTCCGATGTTGATGCAGTAGAAAACGTTCTGCACGTCCTTTAGGGGCCTGGCTTCCCGCCACCACAGGAGCTGTTCTAGTAACTCCTGGTGCATCCGATACGGCACACGCCGCTTGACCTTGTTCACCCACAGATTGATTGTGTTCAGCTTGAAGTCTACGTCAGACCAAAGAAAGGTCTGGAAAAAGTCGGACTTCCGGCCGGCAGGCATGTAGTACATGGCCGTGAGCATGACACGATCCTGCCCGGAGGATGCCTTATACGCCTTCCAGAAATCATCCTCAGGCGGCACATATCGCGGCTTTCGTACTTCGGGGAACTTGGCTACTGCCTCAAACGGATTCGGCAGCTCCAGAGGGAAGCCTGGCAGGTAGTTCCTGCCCCACTTCCACGCTGCGGCAAGATTTTTGCGGTCCTTGTTCGCGGCATAGCCCGTGCGGTTGTCGTATTGGCTTTGGAGATAGGCGAGCGCGACGCCTGGAGTAACCTCGTTCAAATCGAGGTTTTCAGCATGGGCTAGAAGTCTCTTCATAGCTGCCTGCTTTTCCTTAAACGTCTTCGGGGCTCGCCTTCTCTGAGCGTCTTCCAGGTAGGACACTACCCAATCCAAGAGCGTTGGCGCGCTCGATAGTGTCTCGACTTGGGCGTCTTCTCGCAGAATCTCTTCCTTGCGCTGTGCTTCCCATGCCAGAGCCCTTTTCCATTCCGGCCCGTGTTTCGGGCCGGTGCCGAACATCTTGGAGTCCCTGAGGTGTCCTGCAATCACGACGCGGCCCATCCACCGGTTCTCCCGATCCCTGCGAATCGTTGGCATTGAGTTTTTCCCTCACTCGATTTTCAAAGAACCGCAGGGTCCCCGGCGCAACCTCCACGCCGCCCCACCACCACCAGTATTTTTTGACGGTACGTGGGTCAACACTAAATAGGTCGGCCAAGTCGTGGACCGAGAGCGTTTCACCTAATTCAGAACGGAGTTTGTCGGCAGCTATCTTCATGAGAATGGTGCGTTGCGTGACAGAAGTGGAAAATGTTGTTGAAGCAGGAAATACGGACTATATGTCCAGTTTTAAAGAACTTACTTCCAGCTGTTTCCTTTGAAATTGAACAATTTCCTTGAGCAGCGAAATGGACTCCTCCATGCTCGTCAGTCGGCGCTGCAGGCGCTTTTCAGCGTCTTTGTGGTTGAGTTTACGAAATCCGCGTAACTTGCCAATATAAAAGCCAGAATTTTTTGCAGTATCGTCGAGGCCATAATTTTTTGTACACTCATAGGAAGCCTCTAACTCGGGAATAATGATTTCCAGTAGCTCTAAAAGCTGAACTTTCTTCTCATCGCTCAATTCTGCCCCACTTTGGTAATTTCGGATCATCGTTGGGGAGACATCGAGAAAGTTAGCCAGCATGGAGGGAGGTACACGTGCTACGTCAATAAGTGCGTGTATCAACAAATCAGAACGGTCCGGTTTAAAATTATCCAGGAACCAGAGGGTGACAACCTTGAGCACGTTTTTGCGAGAGAGCATTCCGACCTCCTGTTGCGAGTGACTATACATGGTTTAAATTTAAACGCAACAGGCAAAATAGCACCGCTCAGGCAAGAAGGAAGCTGGTCCGGTGCCCGGTTTGCAAGAGCTTCCATGTCATCCGACGCGGAAGCGCCGAACGATGGCTGAGGGCCGTGCCCATTGGCTTCAAGCCCGTCTGGCTGGCAATCACGGTGCCACGCGTCGAATGCCGGGAGTGCGGCTGCATTCGCCGCGTGGATGTCAAAATCGCCGAGTCCAGGCGCTGGTAGGCGTGGAGGAGGTCGAGGAAATGAGCCGGTCCGCCTCGCCCTCTACCAACAAGCCGTATGGCCTGTCTCGCGTCTGTACGGCATGGGGCATTGCTAGGTCCACGCATACTGGCGCAGCAATCCCTCCGACCGGCCCAAGCTTCGCCCTGGCCCCAAGAGGTTTCATTCCGATGAGGAACTGCATGGCCATATCCGCAGGACCATTGAGGAGTCTCCGTTCACCGGGGAGGGCTACCGGAAGGTCTGGGCCAGGTTACGCTTTCCGGGCATTCGGACTTCGCCCCGGCGGACGCTTCGCATCATGCGCGAGAACGGTCTGCTCGCCTTTCAAAGAAAGGGCAACCCGCACGGTCCCAAGGCGCATGATGGAACAATCAGGACAGCCACAGTGGACGACGTCTGGGGCACGGACATGACCACCACACTGACCGCACTTGAAGGCAACGCTTCCATCTTCTTCGCCGTGGACCACCGCTCATTTGAATGCGTGGGCATCCATGCCGCCCGGCCCGGAACTCGCTTCGAGGCCCTGGAGCCCATTCGACAGGGTGTCCGGCACAGCTTCGGCGCCTTCGGCCCCAAGGTAGCTCAGGGTGTCACCCTGCGGCATGACCACGGCAGTCAGTTCGTCTCGGACGTGTTCCAGGACGAGGTAGCCTTCCTGGGCATCACCTCACGAGCTCTCCGTCCTACGTGCGGGAGCCACAGGGCAACGGCATCGCGGAGCGCTTCGTGAGCATCCTCAAGGAGAATCTACTCTGGGTCAGGCACTTCGACACAGTCGAAGAGCTGAGGCTGGCGCTGCTGAAATTCAGGGAGACGTACAACCGGGAATGGATCGTTGAACGTCACAGGTACAAGACCCCAGCCCAAGTCAGAAAGGTACAGACCGCCCCGGCATCCGAGGCGGCCTGATTAACCCAAATGAGTGTCCAAAAAAGCTGAAGACCGCTACACGACATGGAAAAGAATCGCGGAATAAAATACGAGGGATGGATTATATCGTTTTGCGGAATCGAGAACACCTCTATTCCTGCTATTTTAATACGAGGTATACAGAAAAAACTGCCCCCCACAGCGGCAAGCGCTGCGGGGCCCACACCTGCGCACACCCTCTGGGTGCGCTATCGCTAGGTATTTTAGCATGTTGTTAGATAAAAATTAGCGTTTCGGTCACTCATGTATTAAGCGCCGTCTAAACGGGTATACCGTTGCTATTACTGAATATTGGGTTGATGCAGAGAGATGCTGAGCACGAGCGGTAATACATCTCGTTGAGTCGTCTTAATACAGTTTAATACAGTCGTGTATTAAGATTTAATACAGGGGCGTAATACAATGTAATACAGCCCAAGAAATGAGTTAAACGCAGGATAATATGAGGCGAGTCTCAAGCAAATATTAGCACCGCGTTTGTCTTCGTCGCAGGAGTGCCGTTTGATATTTTTTTGAACAGAATGAACACGCTATCAATCAATGTGGTTCATCCTATTCCGGTATTCTTGTTCTCTCGACTTCAATCAAGATAGACGTGTGCGAAGCTAGCCAATTTAGGGCAGCATTCCGGTTTGGTTTGGGGTCATCTCAGGGGGGCCATCATAGGCACTGGAAGCTCTATTTTCGGACGAGGCTTCGCAATGTCACATGGGTAGTGGCAACGGCAATGGAGCACCAAGTGCGTGCTGATTTCTGGAGGAGAACTCAAAGCAGTTTTGCCACCCGAAAAATCATTCGTTAAGAAGCAACTCGGACATCCCATCCAGCTTTGCTTTGACCGATTTCCATTCCGGCATTTGCTCCGTCAGCAGGCGGTAAAATCGTTGGCTGTGGTTGTGCTCCTGCATGTGGCAAAGCTCGTGGAGAAGCACATATTCAATGCACTCCCGCGGGGCTTTGACGAGATGAGGATTGAGCAAGAGTATCCCTTTTGGAGAGCAGCTGCCCCACTGCTTTTTCATCGTAAGCAGACGCCATTGAGGCACCTCCGCAAGCCAAGAAATATTGGAAACGCTCGCGTGCAAACGTCGAGCAAAATAGTCCCGAGCTCGGTCTCGGTACCAGCCTCGTAACAGCTCCCGAACACGTGTGGAGCTGACGTCGTCAGCTTCTACTACGAGCTTGCCACGGTGCAGTTTGACCGAGCCTTTCGCGTCCTGATTGCGCACCAATTTCAGCTGAAAACGTCGCCCCTGGTAGTAGTGACTCTCACCGCTGACGTACTCACGGGGGAGGACATGTTCACGCAGTTCACGTGCCTTATGAATATGCCCCATGACCCATCGGGCGCGCTTCTGAACAGCTGCCTTGATCTCGGCGAGTTCAGCGTCCATCGGGGCATCCACCTGGACAGATCCGTCGGGGTGAACATGGATTGCTACCTTCCCTTCACGATCCGGCACATGACAGACTTGGTAGCGAATCCGCTCCTCGCCGTATGATAGGGTTTGCATGAGGGTCCTATTCGTTTCCATGGGCCAAACGCACTCGGGTAATCTGAATGATGTGCTCGATGACGTCCTTGGCTTTTTCCAGGCCCATCACCTTGAAGAGCCTCGGCAGGATTCCCGTCTTGATGGAGGCTTCCATGGACTGCGGGTTCAGGGAGTGCTCTGCAACCGCATTACTGACGATTGAATCAATGGTCTTGGCTTCCTCGATGAGCTGGTTCTTCTCTGCCGGCGCTATGGTTTCAAAATGGTCGTCACCGAGCACCAGTCTGAAGGTTCCATAGTACGCCTTGGCGGTTTCACTTTCTTCCAACTCGTCAGGGATGCCGGCGACGGAACGGCTGTTGACCTGCTCTTCGAATTCCTTGAGCAGGGTATACTGCTTGAAAGGGTGGTCGAACATCTTCTCGGCCTGGGAAATCGCTTCACGCAGCAACTCAGAGAAGACCTTTTGCGCATACGGGTCGTCACCGAGTTTCTGCTCGATGGTCTTCTTGACCCGGGTGCGGATGATGTCCGTTTCGTTGCGGGTCTTTTCCTTGGACCACTCCTTTGGGTCCTCCTGGGTGATTTCGTCGATGGCGATCATCCCCTCGGACTCGTGGATGGATTCACCGACCACGTGCTTGTCCACGAGCCTGCGGATCTGCTCCTCGTATGCGCTGTAGTCCACGGTCTCCTGGGCATCCTGCCTGGCGATCTTGCGCAGGTTGGTAAAGAAGCGCAGGTCCTTCTTGTAGCCAAGGATGTCGCGTTCACTGAAACTCCCGTCTTCATAAAACGAGCGGGATGAGAGGGCGATTTTCAGGCACAGACCAAATTCCGTAAGCGCCTGGTAGAAGTCCTCACGGACCTTCTGGCGCGTGTCGATGCTGGTCCCCTCGTCGTCCTCAGTATAGCTGGGCATGAGCACCTGGCGGTACTGCTCCAGGTCATGTTTGTTCTTAACGTCCTTGAAAAACGACCATAGCTTTTTGTAATGCTCGGGAAGCTGCTTATACTCCGTGCTGACCTGATGATAGAGCCCCTCGATGTCGTCCACATCGTACCCGCCCTGGGTGCGCTCTTGCAGGTCCTGATACTGCTTCAAGGTGGTGTCGAGTTCCTTGAGGATGCCCCGGTAGTCGATGAGCAAGCCATAATCCTTGGCTTCATGGAGTCGGTTCACGCGCGCTATTGCCTGGAGCAGATTGTGCTCCTTCAGTGGCTTGTCGATGTACAGGACCGTGTTCCGCGGCTCGTCAAATCCGGTGAGGAGCTTGTCCACCACGATGAGGATGTCCACGCCGTCGTCGCTGGCAAAGCTCTCGATGACATCGCGTTCGTACTGTTCGGCGTTGGATGAATTGCCCACGGTGTCTTTGTACCACTGCTGGACCTCCGGCAGGGTCGATTCATCCACCTCGGAATGCCCCTCGCGAGTGTCGGGGGGGGAAATGACCACCGCGCTCGTGACGAGCCCTGTCTGGTCCAGGTACTTCTTGAAGCGGATCGCGTTCAGCTTCGAATCGGTGGCGAGCTGGCCCTTCAGCCCCATCCCAAGGGCCTTGATGTTGTCCGCAAAATGGGTGGCAATATCCCAGGCGATGAGCTCGATGCGGTTCTCGGACCCGTAGATAGCGCCCTTGTTCGCGAACTTTCTCTTGAGGTCCGTCCGCTGCTCTTCGGTCAACCGAGCGGTGATCTTGTCGAACCAGTTGTCTATGGCGGATTCGTTCACGTCCAATTCAGGACGGCGCTCCTCATAGAGCAGCGGGGTCACTGTCCCGTCCTCCACTGCCCGCTGCATGGTGTACGCGTGGATGATGGGACCGAACTTGTTCTGCGTCTTGTCGTCCTTGAGCAGGGGCGTCCCTGTGAACGCGATATACGAGGCATTGGGGAGCGATTTGCGCATCCGCTCGTGGGTTTCACCGCCCTGGCTGCGGTGTCCCTCGTCCACCAGCACGATGATCTTGTCGCTGGGGTTGTAGCACTCGGGCAGCTTGGACGCGGTGTTGAACTTGGCGTTGATGGTGAAAATGATCCGCTCGTTTCCCTTCCCGATTCGATGAGCCAGGTCCCGACCGGTACGCGCCTTTGCCTTCTCGCCTTCCTTCTTGGTGGCGATCACCGATCCGAACGCACCGCTGGTGAGGAACACCTTGGACAACTGCTTTTCAAGGTCCACCCGATCCGTAACAATGATCACCCGGCAGTCCCGCAGCTCGGGCTCCATCAGCAACGCCTTGGTCAGGTAGACCATGGTGAAGGACTTGCCCGAACCCGTGGTGTGCCAGATGACGCCGCCTTCGCGACCGCCGCGCTTGTCCAGGCGTTT comes from the Oceanidesulfovibrio indonesiensis genome and includes:
- a CDS encoding ATP-dependent helicase — its product is MELGICEERQAIIDAKEHLLVLGGPGSGKTTVALLKAVHKLKLLPDNQAVLFLSFSRAAVSRLITASEQLLDKTTSKRINVQTIHSFCWEILKTHAYLLGAPKKITLLPPHEEKALSKGVKCSDYEWSHWEKERKRLFIEEGKIVYDLFATSFFSLLDNSTLLAEMVASKYPLIILDEAQDTGSDAWNCIRLLSKRSQVVCLGDLDQQIFDHLPGVGPERIKAIESDISPTVYDLGCQNNRCSGTDISHFADALLSGKFESSDYANISTKQYNPKYYELRKELCACLGILLKKIESQKGDRPESVAILTPYNDLALQVSFALNAGQKPIRHKLVFDEVGVVLSSQVAAFFLEPRRDTSDDLIECLGLLSNMLRARGTKTALEESARFGKWSEAIAAGKQPNVKLVHAITDIFSSINKTGLSGSPGDDWLLVRNSLKESTNKLFNDIAQKLYYLVAFNQGRLISSALADEWMAHGCYKNARTSLQAALDQQQLLSDIEDESGIHVMTIHKSKGKQFDGVLIIRSAKNWGKGLQSSFIWMNDPSPHPKSRKILRVGVTRAKYHVLFLSPAYPRCPLLGKFG
- a CDS encoding tyrosine-type recombinase/integrase, whose product is MPTIRRDRENRWMGRVVIAGHLRDSKMFGTGPKHGPEWKRALAWEAQRKEEILREDAQVETLSSAPTLLDWVVSYLEDAQRRRAPKTFKEKQAAMKRLLAHAENLDLNEVTPGVALAYLQSQYDNRTGYAANKDRKNLAAAWKWGRNYLPGFPLELPNPFEAVAKFPEVRKPRYVPPEDDFWKAYKASSGQDRVMLTAMYYMPAGRKSDFFQTFLWSDVDFKLNTINLWVNKVKRRVPYRMHQELLEQLLWWREARPLKDVQNVFYCINIGDADPATDERYGKPFVSRGKFLAALCKRAGVETHFDFHSIRHRRAVDLYLAGNKVATIQGLLAHSNASTTERYLRSLRLDLTREDEVIEPERGPARLYTLAKGEAPEAATSEASCNQPL
- a CDS encoding IS3 family transposase, which encodes MHGHIRRTIEESPFTGEGYRKVWARLRFPGIRTSPRRTLRIMRENGLLAFQRKGNPHGPKAHDGTIRTATVDDVWGTDMTTTLTALEGNASIFFAVDHRSFECVGIHAARPGTRFEALEPIRQGVRHSFGAFGPKVAQGVTLRHDHGSQFVSDVFQDEVAFLGITSRALRPTCGSHRATASRSAS
- a CDS encoding M48 family metallopeptidase, yielding METNRTLMQTLSYGEERIRYQVCHVPDREGKVAIHVHPDGSVQVDAPMDAELAEIKAAVQKRARWVMGHIHKARELREHVLPREYVSGESHYYQGRRFQLKLVRNQDAKGSVKLHRGKLVVEADDVSSTRVRELLRGWYRDRARDYFARRLHASVSNISWLAEVPQWRLLTMKKQWGSCSPKGILLLNPHLVKAPRECIEYVLLHELCHMQEHNHSQRFYRLLTEQMPEWKSVKAKLDGMSELLLNE
- a CDS encoding type I restriction endonuclease subunit R, which codes for MHQTPETKEEYSAKIPALQVLSNLGWSYLSPSECLGKRGSNREVLLKDELVRALQTRRFEWDGQWHSLSTNAIEQIVRELSTPGLNEGLLTANERIYDKLILGVTVKEFIGGKPVQPTIPIIDWNTPENNLFHVTEEMEVISSGGTHKRIPDLVCFVNGIPLVVIEAKRPESGNPNKSMLDEGISQSIRNQKHDEIPQLFCYAQLLLAVSNTDGRYATTMTPKKFWSKWREEELEDAVFHQVKNKPLADEVKKAIFADRPAAMRSFFESLWSQDMLPSDQDRLLVSLLGKERLLEIIRYFIIFDQRVGKIVARYQQAFGIKSMLDRVKRLDKRGGREGGVIWHTTGSGKSFTMVYLTKALLMEPELRDCRVIIVTDRVDLEKQLSKVFLTSGAFGSVIATKKEGEKAKARTGRDLAHRIGKGNERIIFTINAKFNTASKLPECYNPSDKIIVLVDEGHRSQGGETHERMRKSLPNASYIAFTGTPLLKDDKTQNKFGPIIHAYTMQRAVEDGTVTPLLYEERRPELDVNESAIDNWFDKITARLTEEQRTDLKRKFANKGAIYGSENRIELIAWDIATHFADNIKALGMGLKGQLATDSKLNAIRFKKYLDQTGLVTSAVVISPPDTREGHSEVDESTLPEVQQWYKDTVGNSSNAEQYERDVIESFASDDGVDILIVVDKLLTGFDEPRNTVLYIDKPLKEHNLLQAIARVNRLHEAKDYGLLIDYRGILKELDTTLKQYQDLQERTQGGYDVDDIEGLYHQVSTEYKQLPEHYKKLWSFFKDVKNKHDLEQYRQVLMPSYTEDDEGTSIDTRQKVREDFYQALTEFGLCLKIALSSRSFYEDGSFSERDILGYKKDLRFFTNLRKIARQDAQETVDYSAYEEQIRRLVDKHVVGESIHESEGMIAIDEITQEDPKEWSKEKTRNETDIIRTRVKKTIEQKLGDDPYAQKVFSELLREAISQAEKMFDHPFKQYTLLKEFEEQVNSRSVAGIPDELEESETAKAYYGTFRLVLGDDHFETIAPAEKNQLIEEAKTIDSIVSNAVAEHSLNPQSMEASIKTGILPRLFKVMGLEKAKDVIEHIIQITRVRLAHGNE